In one window of Leptospira sp. WS92.C1 DNA:
- a CDS encoding flagellar hook capping FlgD N-terminal domain-containing protein → MPETSGVSQQATRDHYLEGDRSFKIRNHMENLEKEEKNGLKGIEIRSTVKSLGKDDFLKLLITQLSSQDPTNPVKDQDFIAQMAQFSSLEQMNNISTGIQKMGNRQSFSLVGKLVSGPDFVNGEQIAGIAGALFFDGEGKTFVRVNGRSIDVEQISLISDPTVLKEQEAAYNQAQAQTMAPAPKASQMAPNAAQLKIEKKEVSPDAAIQTQAPELKEKTSVEEKPSDWKFPGKDKSNSYE, encoded by the coding sequence ATGCCAGAAACATCCGGCGTAAGCCAACAAGCGACGAGAGATCATTACCTCGAAGGAGACAGAAGTTTCAAAATCCGGAACCACATGGAAAATCTGGAAAAGGAAGAAAAGAACGGTCTCAAAGGAATCGAAATTCGTTCCACGGTAAAGTCTCTTGGTAAGGATGATTTTCTCAAGCTACTCATAACGCAGCTTTCTTCTCAGGATCCGACCAATCCAGTCAAGGATCAGGACTTTATCGCACAGATGGCTCAGTTTTCTTCTCTCGAACAGATGAACAATATTTCTACCGGAATTCAAAAAATGGGAAACCGTCAGAGTTTTTCTCTCGTAGGAAAACTCGTTTCCGGTCCCGACTTTGTAAACGGCGAACAAATCGCGGGGATCGCAGGCGCTCTTTTCTTTGACGGAGAAGGAAAAACCTTCGTTCGAGTAAACGGAAGATCCATCGACGTTGAGCAAATCTCTCTGATCAGTGATCCTACCGTTCTCAAGGAACAGGAAGCGGCTTACAATCAAGCCCAGGCTCAGACCATGGCTCCCGCTCCTAAGGCTTCGCAAATGGCGCCTAACGCAGCACAATTAAAGATCGAAAAAAAAGAAGTTTCCCCGGACGCGGCGATACAAACACAAGCTCCGGAACTGAAAGAGAAAACTTCCGTGGAAGAAAAGCCTTCCGACTGGAAATTTCCAGGTAAAGACAAAAGCAATTCATATGAATAA
- the flgE gene encoding flagellar hook protein FlgE — MMRSLYSGVSGLKNHQVRMDVIGNNISNVNTHGFKTERVTFQDMISQELRGASEPKENIGGVNPQQVGLGSLIAAIDKIMTQGSLQTTGKNTDVAMSGEGFFIVKDGDKQFYTRAGAFNLDKNGYYVNPANGLKVQGWNARLDDKGNKFINSSASIEDIIIPVYSKEPAKATSQIDFKSNLNSSVPAVPPDATQDEITAMINDPDPKMRRGHVTTIKTFDDQGIQREFKMELYKVRDNTWKARLSMTDATQLSVDVAGTGGQNTQLPGNTEIELGFTPDGKLVYVSDGTDSMNTGKLNAKVSFKIPGNPAVQNFDLNLGEAGMVDGITQFSSDFTTKAIKQDGYTMGYLESFSIDNSGTVTGVFSNNVRQPLARIATAVFNNPAGLDKAGDTMFAYSMNSGEPNIGEAGVQGRGKINAGLLEMSNVDLSDQFTDMIVTQRGFQANSRTITTSDQMIQEVLGLKR; from the coding sequence ATGATGAGGTCACTCTATTCCGGTGTATCCGGACTTAAGAACCACCAGGTCCGAATGGATGTCATTGGAAATAACATCTCCAACGTGAACACTCACGGTTTTAAAACGGAAAGGGTCACGTTTCAGGATATGATTTCTCAGGAACTTCGGGGAGCCTCCGAGCCTAAGGAAAATATCGGAGGTGTAAACCCGCAACAAGTAGGCTTGGGATCTCTGATTGCCGCTATCGATAAGATCATGACTCAAGGTTCTCTCCAAACCACCGGAAAGAATACGGACGTTGCGATGTCCGGAGAAGGGTTTTTTATCGTTAAGGACGGAGACAAACAGTTCTATACGAGAGCGGGAGCTTTCAACTTGGATAAGAACGGTTATTACGTAAACCCGGCCAACGGACTCAAGGTTCAGGGTTGGAACGCGAGACTCGATGATAAAGGAAACAAATTTATCAATTCCTCCGCCTCGATCGAAGATATTATCATTCCGGTATATTCTAAAGAACCCGCGAAAGCGACTTCTCAAATCGATTTTAAATCCAACCTGAATTCCTCCGTACCAGCTGTACCTCCGGATGCGACTCAGGATGAGATCACTGCAATGATCAATGATCCGGATCCGAAGATGAGAAGGGGTCATGTTACTACTATCAAGACTTTTGACGATCAGGGGATTCAGAGAGAATTCAAAATGGAACTTTACAAGGTTCGCGATAACACTTGGAAGGCTCGTTTGAGTATGACCGATGCGACTCAGCTTTCTGTGGACGTTGCGGGAACGGGCGGACAAAACACGCAGCTTCCGGGCAATACGGAGATCGAACTCGGATTCACTCCGGATGGAAAACTGGTTTATGTTTCCGACGGGACCGATTCGATGAACACCGGTAAGTTGAACGCAAAAGTTTCCTTTAAAATTCCTGGAAATCCCGCGGTACAAAATTTCGATCTCAATTTAGGGGAAGCGGGAATGGTGGATGGGATCACACAGTTCTCTTCCGATTTTACCACGAAGGCCATAAAACAAGACGGCTATACCATGGGTTATTTGGAGTCGTTCTCCATCGATAATTCGGGAACCGTAACCGGAGTATTTTCAAACAACGTTCGTCAGCCTCTCGCAAGAATCGCGACCGCTGTTTTTAACAACCCTGCGGGTTTGGATAAAGCCGGAGACACTATGTTTGCATATTCTATGAACTCCGGAGAACCTAACATCGGTGAGGCGGGAGTCCAGGGAAGAGGTAAGATCAATGCCGGACTTTTGGAAATGTCTAACGTCGACCTTTCCGATCAGTTTACGGATATGATCGTGACTCAGAGAGGTTTTCAGGCTAATTCCAGAACGATTACCACTTCGGATCAAATGATTCAGGAAGTATTGGGACTGAAACGTTAA
- a CDS encoding HD domain-containing phosphohydrolase: protein MSQKFPKYIVTDSRSIAKRLDPIAFRLDVQFIDLSEFFASESIRDSIGFLNVIFYLTVPVLKEFQRDIHKQFQTNPLILSRFILNDTLDYLPVKDLKIEEDLIFAILPEFSSDVVLNKTFLNAFTQIQMITDRFDLQHKVNTTKYEISKLTRIGISLADEKDFNKLLREIIFSAREISVADSGSLYLVEKDELGFIRNLRFKISSMDIDTEEFLLPINKSSIAGYVAATGKILNIPDVYDLPEDAEYTFNSNFDVLSNYHTKSMLVVPMKNHRNEVVGVIQLINKKRNFNQKLTVDQMKGKDILPFDDYSAQLVMSVAGQAAVAIQNNNLLQDIETLFEGFVTASVNAIESRDPTTSGHSFRVALLTVGLAETVDLISEGKYKDIKFSKEQIKEIRYASLLHDFGKVGVREKILVKSKKLEDYELELIRWRFQYIKKDIESRILQKKTEYLKKHGSLGFADYETSLEFELQVEYQKLDQMFQIVVDSNEPSILEESNFQMLEEIAKVNYSTTGGENLNLISPYEFGFLTIKKGSLDFAERKQIESHVEHTFQFLSKIPWTGDLKMIPSIAHAHHEKLDGTGYPRGLSGDSIPVQSRIMTISDIFDALTDKDRPYKRAVPLERALDILQMEARENHVDADLLQIFIEGKVYERLLNAGQLR, encoded by the coding sequence ATGAGTCAGAAGTTTCCAAAATATATCGTTACGGATTCTCGTTCAATTGCCAAAAGACTCGATCCGATTGCTTTTCGTTTAGATGTCCAATTTATAGATTTAAGCGAATTTTTTGCCTCTGAATCGATCCGGGATTCCATCGGTTTTTTAAACGTTATTTTTTATTTAACTGTCCCGGTTCTCAAGGAATTTCAAAGAGACATTCACAAACAATTTCAGACCAATCCTCTTATTTTAAGTCGATTTATCCTCAACGATACGCTGGATTATTTACCCGTCAAGGATCTCAAAATTGAAGAGGATCTCATTTTTGCAATCCTACCCGAATTTTCTTCCGATGTGGTTTTGAACAAAACTTTTCTAAATGCGTTTACTCAGATTCAGATGATTACGGATCGGTTCGATCTTCAACATAAAGTAAATACCACAAAATACGAAATTTCAAAACTGACTCGGATCGGAATCAGTCTCGCCGATGAAAAAGATTTCAACAAACTCTTGAGGGAAATTATCTTTAGCGCTCGGGAAATCTCCGTTGCGGATTCCGGCTCTCTCTATCTCGTGGAAAAGGATGAGCTCGGTTTTATACGAAATTTGAGGTTTAAAATCTCGTCGATGGATATCGATACCGAGGAATTTTTACTTCCGATCAATAAGTCGAGCATCGCCGGTTATGTTGCCGCGACCGGAAAAATTTTAAACATTCCTGATGTTTACGATCTACCGGAGGATGCGGAATATACTTTTAACAGTAACTTTGACGTGCTTTCGAACTATCACACGAAATCTATGCTCGTCGTTCCAATGAAAAATCATAGGAACGAAGTGGTCGGTGTCATACAACTGATCAACAAAAAAAGAAACTTTAATCAGAAGCTTACCGTGGATCAAATGAAAGGGAAAGACATTCTTCCCTTTGACGATTATTCGGCGCAGCTCGTAATGAGTGTGGCCGGACAAGCCGCGGTCGCGATTCAAAATAACAATTTGCTTCAGGACATCGAAACTCTTTTCGAAGGTTTTGTGACCGCCTCGGTAAACGCGATTGAATCTCGCGATCCGACTACGAGCGGTCATTCCTTTCGTGTTGCGTTGCTTACCGTCGGACTTGCCGAAACAGTGGATCTGATCTCCGAAGGTAAATACAAAGATATCAAATTTTCTAAAGAACAGATCAAAGAGATCCGTTATGCGTCCTTGCTTCATGATTTTGGAAAAGTAGGGGTTCGTGAAAAAATCCTGGTTAAGTCCAAAAAACTGGAAGACTACGAACTCGAGCTCATCCGCTGGAGATTTCAATATATCAAAAAGGATATAGAATCCAGGATTCTTCAAAAAAAGACGGAATATCTAAAAAAACACGGAAGTCTCGGTTTTGCGGATTACGAAACTTCTCTCGAATTCGAGCTTCAGGTGGAATATCAGAAACTCGATCAGATGTTTCAAATTGTGGTCGACTCCAATGAACCTTCTATATTAGAAGAATCTAATTTTCAGATGTTGGAAGAAATCGCCAAGGTGAACTATTCCACAACGGGGGGAGAAAATTTAAATCTGATCTCTCCGTATGAATTCGGATTTTTAACGATCAAAAAGGGATCTCTGGATTTCGCGGAAAGAAAACAGATCGAATCGCATGTGGAACATACGTTTCAGTTTTTGAGTAAAATTCCCTGGACGGGAGATCTGAAGATGATTCCTTCCATCGCGCACGCCCATCACGAAAAGCTGGACGGAACCGGATATCCGAGGGGACTTTCTGGAGACTCGATCCCGGTGCAATCCCGAATCATGACGATTTCGGATATCTTTGACGCACTGACCGACAAGGATCGTCCTTACAAAAGGGCGGTGCCTCTGGAGCGTGCTTTGGATATCCTTCAAATGGAAGCCCGCGAAAATCATGTGGACGCCGATTTACTCCAGATTTTTATCGAAGGTAAGGTCTACGAACGTTTGCTCAACGCGGGACAACTTCGTTAG
- the murD gene encoding UDP-N-acetylmuramoyl-L-alanine--D-glutamate ligase → MKFPESLNGIKALVLGGGISGNSAVNLLLSTGAYPILCDRNRPESSSIEYLPDSTEPNALPEISLIVKSPGILPSHPILLYALEKKIPVFSEIDLGRHFFQGKILGITGTDGKSTTTSLTAHLLRKDFSDLQEGGNLGIPFTSFCKNPISLAVLELSSYQLDDSSDLHLDVSVFLNLAPDHLERHKTMENYFLAKLKIADFKNPNHSLIVSEKIKDRILNSTQLRCKILSFGRDSKSAAVVDENALQIRTANFIYDISEFYLPGSHNQDNLAASILAAEAIGGKPKSIQSQIPLFKGLPHRFQIAGEKNGITFINDSKSTNLHSMLAGMSTWKNLEQTCLILGGRPKQEDPKPLYDFLIQKIGCVILIGEGRPAWEEGIRSRIGDKLFAVETLNDAFDILKNGELFSASKEKQKVRLKNGAELSSVVFSPACASFDQYKNFEERGNHFLSLVESFLKKIQ, encoded by the coding sequence ATGAAATTTCCAGAGTCCCTAAACGGCATAAAGGCTCTTGTCCTTGGAGGAGGAATCTCCGGAAATTCCGCAGTCAATTTATTGCTTTCCACAGGGGCGTACCCCATTCTTTGTGATCGAAACCGCCCGGAGTCAAGCTCGATCGAGTATCTTCCCGATTCTACGGAACCAAACGCCCTCCCTGAAATTTCTCTGATTGTCAAGTCTCCCGGAATTTTACCATCACATCCGATTCTTCTTTATGCCTTAGAAAAAAAGATTCCCGTTTTTTCGGAGATCGATCTTGGAAGACATTTTTTTCAGGGAAAAATTTTAGGTATCACCGGAACGGACGGAAAATCCACGACAACTTCGTTGACTGCACATCTTTTGCGAAAAGATTTTTCGGATCTTCAGGAAGGAGGGAATCTCGGAATTCCGTTTACATCTTTTTGTAAGAATCCGATTTCTTTGGCGGTCTTGGAACTTTCGAGTTATCAGTTGGATGATTCTTCCGATTTGCATTTGGATGTTTCCGTATTTTTAAATTTGGCTCCGGACCATCTGGAAAGACACAAAACGATGGAGAATTATTTTCTAGCAAAACTCAAGATTGCGGATTTTAAAAATCCAAATCATTCCTTAATCGTTTCCGAAAAAATCAAAGATAGAATTTTGAATTCGACACAACTTCGATGCAAAATTCTGAGTTTTGGAAGAGACTCCAAATCTGCGGCGGTTGTGGATGAAAATGCTCTGCAAATTCGTACCGCCAATTTTATATACGATATCTCCGAATTTTATCTGCCAGGTTCTCACAATCAAGATAACCTGGCTGCGTCAATCCTTGCCGCGGAAGCAATCGGTGGAAAACCGAAGTCCATACAATCTCAAATTCCGCTTTTTAAAGGGCTTCCTCACAGGTTCCAAATCGCGGGTGAAAAAAACGGCATCACGTTTATCAACGATTCCAAATCCACAAATCTCCATAGCATGCTGGCGGGAATGTCCACTTGGAAAAATCTAGAGCAAACCTGTCTTATCCTCGGCGGAAGACCCAAACAGGAGGATCCAAAACCGCTTTATGATTTTCTAATACAGAAAATCGGCTGCGTGATCCTGATCGGAGAAGGCCGTCCCGCCTGGGAAGAGGGAATCAGGAGCAGGATCGGAGACAAGTTGTTTGCGGTGGAAACCTTGAACGACGCGTTCGATATCTTGAAGAATGGAGAACTGTTTTCCGCTTCGAAGGAAAAACAAAAGGTTCGTCTGAAAAACGGAGCCGAACTTTCTTCGGTCGTCTTTTCACCGGCCTGCGCGAGCTTTGATCAATACAAAAACTTTGAAGAGAGGGGAAATCATTTTCTTTCTTTAGTTGAAAGCTTTCTGAAAAAAATTCAATAA
- a CDS encoding flagellar hook-length control protein FliK — MNISSDLTVSEFRIKQNVPASGDPTPNVSLLSGFGLTGKNSFLDLMKSLQGSAQKGLDETLTGIQNAFSKSEVPEAKETQESKDKKIESEEPIESEDSEVVREEDEIEDLEEISKTAVLPWFLVADAKSDEAIDAELESKILNELEATISEESFFTTTESNPLSTTEFIQSLFSKEEAADLRKELNLKKESETSSSSFGMAEESSELFSKETKIKTGKKEVSSVSTETKSSELSESVSFSQESNTKELKENVKNSSIKEAAFKTPDEGKTEVSKEIAADSEKWKISRDKKTDSYLNLKSSSREEIKIAVLNQFSENSSGKSGQEQSSRGGSDSYSSLAKGLGSPVVVGREVAISSSQKEFSTSKESSILSKKDIQQNFQNLIRSARVQILDNGKTEASIRMNPKDLGQMSLSISTDKDIVRGKLMVESDSVKQQLTAELANLKQELKANGLELESLVIEVREREEAFAFNSDSEKHKQDSHSFQTAFGEDWDSDFKNSSWEEDELSLEENFSEPHGFSEKTEGKTEKLLDLKV, encoded by the coding sequence ATGAATATTTCCAGTGACCTTACAGTTTCAGAATTCAGAATAAAACAGAATGTCCCTGCGTCCGGAGATCCGACTCCGAATGTTTCGCTCTTGTCCGGATTCGGCCTAACCGGAAAAAATTCTTTCCTCGATCTCATGAAATCGTTGCAGGGCTCCGCGCAAAAGGGTCTGGATGAAACTCTTACCGGAATTCAAAACGCGTTTTCAAAATCGGAAGTTCCCGAAGCCAAAGAAACTCAAGAATCCAAAGACAAAAAAATAGAATCGGAAGAACCGATCGAGTCCGAGGATTCGGAAGTCGTTCGCGAAGAAGATGAAATTGAAGATCTGGAAGAAATCTCCAAAACCGCCGTTCTGCCCTGGTTTTTGGTCGCAGACGCAAAGTCGGACGAAGCCATCGATGCCGAATTAGAATCGAAAATATTAAACGAACTCGAAGCGACGATTTCGGAAGAATCCTTTTTTACAACTACCGAGTCAAACCCTCTTTCCACAACCGAATTCATACAAAGTCTTTTTTCCAAAGAAGAAGCCGCAGATTTGCGGAAAGAATTGAATCTTAAAAAAGAATCCGAAACCTCTTCGTCCTCCTTCGGAATGGCGGAGGAATCCTCCGAGCTTTTCTCCAAAGAAACAAAAATCAAAACTGGAAAGAAAGAAGTATCTTCCGTTTCAACGGAAACAAAATCTTCCGAACTATCGGAATCGGTTTCCTTTTCTCAGGAATCCAATACAAAGGAACTTAAGGAGAATGTAAAAAATTCTTCCATTAAGGAAGCAGCATTCAAAACCCCGGATGAAGGTAAAACCGAGGTCTCCAAGGAAATCGCCGCGGATTCAGAAAAATGGAAAATCAGCAGAGATAAAAAAACGGATTCTTACTTAAATCTAAAATCATCCTCAAGAGAAGAAATCAAAATCGCCGTTCTGAATCAATTCTCCGAGAATTCTTCTGGTAAGTCCGGACAAGAACAATCTTCCCGAGGAGGATCCGATTCTTACTCCTCTCTCGCAAAAGGGTTGGGAAGTCCCGTAGTTGTGGGAAGGGAGGTCGCGATCTCTTCTTCTCAGAAAGAATTTTCAACATCCAAAGAATCTTCGATTCTTTCCAAAAAAGACATTCAACAAAACTTTCAGAACCTGATCCGTTCTGCGAGAGTTCAGATTCTCGATAACGGAAAAACGGAAGCGAGTATTCGTATGAATCCAAAAGACCTCGGACAGATGTCTCTTTCGATTTCGACGGATAAGGATATCGTTCGCGGAAAGTTGATGGTAGAATCGGATTCCGTCAAACAACAATTAACCGCCGAACTCGCGAACTTAAAACAAGAACTCAAAGCGAACGGATTGGAACTCGAATCTCTCGTTATCGAAGTGAGAGAAAGAGAGGAAGCGTTCGCATTCAACAGCGACTCCGAGAAACACAAACAAGATTCTCATTCTTTTCAAACCGCTTTTGGTGAAGATTGGGATTCCGATTTTAAAAATTCTTCTTGGGAAGAGGACGAACTTTCTTTGGAAGAAAATTTTTCAGAGCCTCATGGTTTTTCGGAAAAAACCGAAGGGAAAACCGAGAAACTGCTCGATCTGAAAGTATAG